A part of Candidatus Margulisiibacteriota bacterium genomic DNA contains:
- the pyrE gene encoding orotate phosphoribosyltransferase: protein MNKVELAQRIKAAAFLEGDFTLRSGKHSKYYVDKYLFGTKPEILKPLAAELAKILPPLESFDRLAGPELGAVTITSVLACEINKPFVLVRKAAKGYGTDKIFEGELNKGERVVLIEDILTTAGAALSAAERLRDYGVEIVKIIGVVDREEGAAENIAQAGFQMDALLKKSDLGI, encoded by the coding sequence ATGAACAAAGTAGAACTTGCCCAACGCATCAAAGCGGCCGCTTTTTTGGAAGGCGATTTTACTCTGCGTTCCGGCAAACACAGCAAATATTATGTCGACAAATATCTTTTCGGCACCAAGCCTGAGATTTTAAAACCGCTCGCCGCGGAGCTGGCCAAAATTCTGCCGCCGCTGGAAAGTTTTGACCGGCTGGCCGGGCCGGAATTGGGCGCGGTCACGATCACCAGTGTGCTGGCCTGCGAGATCAACAAACCGTTTGTGCTGGTGCGCAAGGCCGCCAAAGGCTACGGCACGGATAAAATATTTGAGGGCGAGCTAAATAAAGGCGAGCGCGTTGTTTTAATCGAGGATATTTTGACCACGGCCGGAGCGGCGCTTTCCGCGGCCGAGCGGCTGCGGGATTACGGCGTGGAGATAGTTAAGATCATCGGCGTGGTTGACCGCGAGGAAGGCGCCGCGGAAAACATCGCCCAGGCCGGTTTTCAAATGGACGCGCTGCTTAAAAAGTCGGACTTGGGGATCTAA